From Actinoplanes oblitus, a single genomic window includes:
- the pyrH gene encoding UMP kinase — protein sequence MVTEQSAAADENPPAMRPRRVVLKLSGEVFGGGAVGVDPDVVQALAKQIATVNRRGIQVAVVVGGGNFFRGAELQKRGMDRNRADYMGMLGTVMNCLALQDFLEKEGIETRVQTAIHMAQVAEPYIPLRAIRHLEKGRVVIFGAGAGMPYFSTDTVTAQRALEIHADMVLMSKNGVDGVYTADPRIDPQARKLENITFQEILQRGLRVADQAAFSLCEENKLPMLVFGADGDDTIVRACAGEKIGTLITA from the coding sequence ATGGTGACCGAGCAGTCCGCCGCGGCTGACGAGAACCCGCCGGCCATGCGGCCGCGCCGGGTCGTGCTCAAGCTGTCCGGCGAGGTGTTCGGGGGCGGCGCGGTCGGCGTCGACCCGGACGTGGTGCAGGCGCTGGCCAAGCAGATCGCGACGGTGAACCGCCGGGGCATCCAGGTGGCCGTGGTGGTCGGTGGCGGCAACTTCTTCCGCGGTGCCGAGCTGCAGAAACGCGGCATGGACCGGAACCGCGCGGACTACATGGGCATGCTGGGCACGGTGATGAACTGCCTGGCCCTCCAGGACTTCCTGGAGAAGGAGGGCATCGAGACCCGGGTGCAGACGGCCATCCACATGGCCCAGGTCGCGGAGCCGTACATCCCGCTGCGCGCGATCCGGCACCTGGAGAAGGGCCGCGTCGTGATCTTCGGCGCCGGCGCCGGCATGCCGTATTTCTCCACCGACACGGTGACCGCCCAGCGCGCGCTGGAGATCCACGCCGACATGGTGCTGATGAGCAAGAACGGCGTCGACGGCGTCTACACCGCCGACCCGCGGATCGATCCGCAGGCGCGCAAGCTGGAGAACATCACGTTCCAGGAGATCCTCCAGCGTGGGCTGCGGGTGGCCGACCAGGCCGCGTTCAGCCTCTGCGAGGAGAACAAGCTGCCGATGCTCGTCTTCGGCGCGGACGGCGACGACACCATCGTGCGCGCGTGCGCGGGCGAGAAGATCGGCACGCTGATCACCGCCTGA
- the tsf gene encoding translation elongation factor Ts, with protein sequence MANYTAADVKKLRDLTGAGMMDCKKALEESEGDFDKAVEFLRIKGAKDVGKRASRTAANGIVSHSGKALLELNCETDFVAKTPDFVELGQRLVTFGEQNGLADAAALLAATIEDGKTVADLVQDYAAKIGEKIVLNRFTILDGTVAVYLHRKAQDLPPQVGVLVQYTGKDDEAADSDARGIGMQITAMRPKYLTRDEVPAEVVESERRIAEQTAREEGKPEQAISKIVEGRVNSFFKDFVLLEQASVVDNKKTVKQIATEAGIELTKFVRYEVGQE encoded by the coding sequence ATGGCTAACTACACCGCCGCGGACGTGAAGAAGCTCCGCGACCTCACCGGTGCCGGCATGATGGACTGCAAGAAGGCGCTGGAGGAGTCCGAGGGCGACTTCGACAAGGCCGTCGAGTTCCTGCGCATCAAGGGTGCGAAGGACGTCGGCAAGCGGGCCAGCCGCACCGCCGCCAACGGCATCGTCAGCCACTCCGGCAAGGCTCTGCTCGAGCTGAACTGCGAGACCGACTTCGTCGCCAAGACCCCCGACTTCGTCGAGCTGGGCCAGCGTCTGGTGACCTTCGGCGAGCAGAACGGCCTGGCCGACGCCGCGGCGCTGCTGGCCGCGACGATCGAGGACGGCAAGACCGTCGCCGACCTGGTGCAGGACTACGCCGCCAAGATCGGTGAGAAGATCGTTCTCAACCGCTTCACGATCCTCGACGGCACCGTCGCGGTCTACCTGCACCGCAAGGCGCAGGACCTGCCGCCGCAGGTCGGCGTCCTGGTGCAGTACACCGGCAAGGACGACGAGGCGGCCGACTCGGACGCCCGCGGCATCGGCATGCAGATCACCGCGATGCGGCCGAAGTACCTGACCCGCGACGAGGTTCCGGCCGAGGTCGTCGAGTCGGAGCGCCGGATCGCCGAGCAGACCGCTCGCGAGGAGGGCAAGCCCGAGCAGGCCATCTCGAAGATCGTCGAGGGCCGGGTGAACTCCTTCTTCAAGGACTTCGTCCTGCTCGAGCAGGCTTCGGTCGTCGACAACAAGAAGACCGTCAAGCAGATCGCCACCGAGGCCGGGATCGAGCTCACCAAGTTCGTCCGGTACGAGGTCGGCCAGGAGTAA
- the rpsB gene encoding 30S ribosomal protein S2: protein MAVVTMRQLLESGVHFGHQTRRWNPKMKRFIMTERNGIYIIDLRQTLDYIEKAYSFVRTTVAEGGHILFVGTKKQAQEAIAEQATRVGQPYVNHRWLGGMLTNFQTVYKRLQRMKELEALGDLTGTAAGYTKKETLQLYREKTKLTKTLGGLRDMTKTPSAIWVVDTKKEHIAVDEARKLGIPVIAVLDTNCDPDEVDFPIPGNDDAIRSAELLTKVIASAVADGLIARSGRNRGDADAKPEAGTVAAGEPLPEWERDLYEGADKKADEAAPAAAAEPAAAAAEPAAAAPAAAEPAAVPAE from the coding sequence ATGGCCGTCGTGACCATGCGCCAGCTGCTGGAGAGCGGTGTCCACTTCGGGCACCAGACCCGTCGCTGGAATCCGAAGATGAAGCGATTCATCATGACGGAGCGCAACGGTATCTACATCATCGACCTGCGCCAGACCCTCGACTACATCGAGAAGGCGTACAGCTTCGTCCGGACGACCGTCGCCGAGGGTGGCCACATCCTCTTCGTCGGCACCAAGAAGCAGGCCCAGGAGGCCATCGCCGAGCAGGCGACGCGGGTCGGCCAGCCGTACGTGAACCACCGTTGGCTCGGCGGCATGCTGACCAACTTCCAGACCGTGTACAAGCGCCTTCAGCGGATGAAGGAGCTCGAGGCTCTGGGTGACCTGACCGGCACCGCCGCGGGTTACACCAAGAAGGAGACCCTCCAGCTCTACCGGGAGAAGACCAAGCTCACCAAGACCCTCGGTGGTCTGCGTGACATGACCAAGACGCCGTCGGCGATCTGGGTCGTGGACACCAAGAAGGAGCACATCGCCGTCGACGAGGCCCGCAAGCTGGGCATCCCGGTCATCGCGGTGCTGGACACCAACTGTGACCCGGACGAGGTCGACTTCCCGATCCCGGGTAACGACGACGCGATCCGCTCGGCCGAGCTGCTGACCAAGGTCATCGCCAGCGCCGTCGCCGACGGCCTGATCGCCCGGTCCGGCCGCAACCGCGGTGACGCCGACGCGAAGCCCGAGGCCGGCACCGTCGCCGCCGGCGAGCCGCTGCCCGAGTGGGAGCGGGACCTCTACGAGGGCGCCGACAAGAAGGCCGACGAGGCTGCCCCGGCCGCCGCTGCCGAGCCGGCCGCCGCTGCTGCCGAGCCGGCCGCTGCCGCCCCGGCCGCTGCCGAGCCGGCTGCCGTCCCCGCCGAGTAA
- a CDS encoding YraN family protein has product MTTQRRAVGAYGERIAARHLEDHGLVVLARNWRCAEGEVDLILRDGDEVVFCEVKTRRTATFGPPAGAVDRRKVRKLRQLAARWLAESGTHAPQIRFDVVEVYPQPRGASRVVHLRAAF; this is encoded by the coding sequence ATGACGACTCAGCGACGGGCGGTCGGGGCGTACGGCGAGCGGATCGCCGCCCGGCATCTGGAGGACCACGGGCTGGTGGTACTGGCCCGCAACTGGCGATGCGCCGAGGGCGAGGTCGACCTGATCCTGCGGGACGGCGACGAGGTCGTGTTCTGCGAGGTGAAGACGCGGCGGACGGCGACCTTCGGGCCACCGGCCGGCGCTGTCGACCGGCGCAAGGTGCGCAAGCTCCGGCAACTGGCGGCCCGGTGGCTGGCCGAGTCCGGGACGCACGCCCCGCAGATCCGGTTCGACGTGGTGGAGGTGTACCCGCAGCCGCGCGGGGCCAGCCGGGTGGTGCACCTGCGGGCGGCGTTCTGA
- the dprA gene encoding DNA-processing protein DprA encodes MSGPGSHADRVARAALTWLVEPGHRVVWTLVQRAGAPAVLDRLLAGDIPDRSLRSAVAARSAAGDARRVAELGLRQAARIGARLVVPADPEWPARVDTLARLELDTAGRINQDTRPPLCFWVRGDLPLGETLDRSVAVVGARAATEYGEHVTLGIAAGLAERGWTVVSGGAFGIDAAAHRGALTANGVTVAVLACGVERPYPMGNAAMFDRIVERGLLISEWPLGSEPLRHRFLIRNRVIAAATAGTVMVEAAARSGATQTMSRVLALDRPAMVVPGPVTSAMSVGCHGLLRSHPATRLVTSVSDVLEEVGRIGEYLEPLPRGRERVRDRLDEESALILEAFPGHGRATPEELAAEARLDLRTVLRRLSLLEAAGLVARTESGIRLVRRDG; translated from the coding sequence ATGAGCGGGCCGGGCAGTCACGCCGATCGGGTCGCGCGGGCGGCGCTCACCTGGTTGGTCGAGCCGGGGCACCGGGTCGTCTGGACGCTGGTGCAGCGGGCCGGCGCGCCGGCCGTCCTGGACCGGCTGCTCGCCGGCGACATCCCGGACCGCTCCCTGCGGAGCGCGGTCGCCGCTCGATCCGCGGCCGGCGACGCCCGCCGGGTCGCGGAGCTCGGGTTGCGCCAGGCGGCCCGGATCGGCGCGCGCTTGGTGGTGCCCGCCGACCCGGAGTGGCCGGCCCGGGTCGACACGCTGGCCCGGCTGGAGCTGGACACCGCCGGGCGGATCAATCAGGACACCCGGCCGCCGCTCTGCTTCTGGGTGCGCGGGGACCTGCCGCTCGGCGAGACGCTGGACCGCTCGGTGGCGGTGGTCGGCGCGCGGGCCGCGACGGAGTACGGCGAGCACGTGACCCTGGGCATCGCCGCCGGGCTGGCCGAGCGAGGCTGGACGGTGGTGTCCGGCGGTGCCTTCGGGATCGACGCGGCGGCCCATCGCGGGGCGCTCACCGCGAACGGCGTCACCGTCGCCGTGCTGGCCTGCGGGGTGGAACGGCCGTACCCGATGGGCAACGCGGCGATGTTCGACCGGATCGTCGAGCGCGGACTGCTGATCAGTGAGTGGCCGCTGGGCTCCGAGCCGCTGCGGCACCGCTTCCTGATCCGGAACCGGGTGATCGCCGCGGCCACCGCCGGAACCGTGATGGTGGAGGCCGCCGCCCGCAGCGGGGCCACCCAGACGATGAGCCGAGTGCTCGCCCTGGACCGGCCCGCGATGGTGGTGCCCGGGCCGGTGACCTCGGCCATGTCGGTCGGCTGCCACGGGCTGCTGCGTAGCCACCCGGCCACCCGGCTGGTCACCTCGGTCTCCGACGTGCTGGAGGAGGTGGGCCGGATCGGCGAGTACCTGGAACCGCTGCCGCGCGGGCGGGAACGGGTCCGGGACCGGCTGGACGAGGAGTCGGCGCTGATTCTGGAGGCGTTCCCCGGGCACGGGAGGGCGACTCCGGAGGAGCTGGCCGCGGAGGCGCGACTGGACCTGCGCACCGTGCTCCGCCGGCTGTCCCTGCTGGAGGCGGCCGGGCTGGTGGCCCGCACCGAGTCCGGGATCAGGCTGGTGCGCCGGGATGGCTGA
- a CDS encoding DNA-binding protein, whose amino-acid sequence MGAHEIRIRLGGVSRQRAYQITSRADFPKPIADLAQGKVWLTEDVEAWMKVHRRDLDESED is encoded by the coding sequence ATGGGCGCACACGAGATCCGCATTCGCCTGGGTGGTGTGAGCCGCCAGCGCGCGTACCAGATCACCAGTCGCGCGGACTTTCCGAAGCCGATCGCCGATCTTGCGCAGGGCAAGGTGTGGCTGACCGAGGACGTCGAGGCGTGGATGAAGGTCCATCGCCGTGACCTGGACGAATCCGAGGACTGA
- a CDS encoding winged helix-turn-helix domain-containing protein, protein MIDHSADRAVFRQLADLLRDQIKSGELGPGEPLPSELRLAQDYGISRTTVRQAIGQLRTEGLVTVDRPRGTFVRVPEPVEVVPLARGERVSARMPTDAERRKHRLGEGTPVLVVTAPDGTETVHPADRVHLTRP, encoded by the coding sequence ATGATCGATCACTCGGCGGACCGCGCGGTCTTTCGGCAGCTCGCTGACCTGCTGCGCGATCAGATCAAGTCGGGTGAGCTCGGGCCCGGGGAGCCACTGCCCAGTGAGCTGCGGCTGGCGCAGGATTACGGGATCAGCCGGACCACGGTGCGCCAGGCGATCGGGCAGCTGCGGACCGAGGGGCTGGTCACGGTGGACCGGCCACGTGGGACCTTCGTCCGGGTGCCGGAGCCGGTGGAGGTCGTCCCGCTCGCTCGCGGCGAGCGCGTGAGCGCCCGGATGCCGACCGACGCCGAGCGCCGGAAACACCGTCTCGGCGAGGGCACCCCGGTCCTGGTGGTGACCGCACCGGACGGCACCGAGACGGTCCACCCCGCAGATCGCGTGCACCTCACCCGTCCCTGA
- a CDS encoding tyrosine recombinase XerC, whose amino-acid sequence MDAYRRRPVRKSVRGLHESLPLQLREAVDRFGHHLAVVEGRSAHTVRAYLGDVVSLLAHAADQGCSTVGELDIAALRGWLAARLSEGAARTSQARRAAAARAFTGWAHHAGLTAADPGAGLASPRAYRDLPHVLRADQAAALVTAPGQDPARPGADRSGDQPAERAAAGRATGPDSEAADSGTVGHSRRPHDEAAPGSDQAEGRRTAEDGSRAGRGSMTGDVVAIRDRAVLELLYATGIRVSELCDLDQADIDHVRQVVRVFGKGGKERAVPYGHPARDALAAWLRNGRPALAANAAGNTRAAAGKPRAITRAGTKTRSDPLFLGLKGGRLQPTVVRRIVANAARAANLPHTKPHDLRHSAATHLLDGGADLRAVQELLGHSSLSSTQIYTHVSTERLRAAFNQAHPRA is encoded by the coding sequence ATGGACGCCTATCGACGACGGCCGGTCCGCAAGAGCGTGCGGGGGCTGCACGAGTCGCTTCCGCTGCAGCTGCGTGAGGCCGTGGACCGGTTCGGGCATCACCTGGCGGTCGTCGAGGGACGGTCGGCGCACACCGTACGGGCCTACCTCGGTGACGTCGTCTCGCTGCTGGCACACGCCGCCGACCAGGGCTGTTCGACGGTCGGCGAGTTGGACATCGCGGCGCTTCGCGGGTGGCTCGCGGCGCGGTTGAGTGAGGGCGCCGCGCGGACGTCACAGGCTCGCCGCGCCGCAGCGGCCCGGGCCTTCACCGGGTGGGCGCATCATGCCGGCCTCACCGCCGCCGATCCGGGCGCCGGGCTGGCCAGTCCGCGCGCGTATCGGGACCTTCCCCACGTGCTCCGCGCCGACCAGGCGGCCGCCCTGGTCACCGCCCCGGGACAAGACCCGGCACGGCCGGGCGCCGACCGGTCCGGAGACCAGCCAGCCGAAAGGGCCGCGGCCGGCAGGGCAACCGGGCCGGACAGCGAGGCCGCGGACAGCGGAACGGTCGGACACAGCAGGCGGCCCCACGACGAGGCGGCCCCGGGCAGCGACCAGGCGGAGGGCCGCAGAACCGCCGAGGACGGCAGCCGGGCAGGACGCGGCAGCATGACCGGCGACGTGGTCGCGATCCGGGATCGGGCGGTCCTGGAGCTGCTCTACGCCACCGGCATCCGGGTCAGCGAACTCTGCGACCTCGATCAGGCCGACATCGACCACGTCCGGCAGGTGGTCCGGGTCTTCGGCAAGGGCGGCAAGGAACGCGCCGTCCCCTACGGCCACCCGGCCCGCGACGCCCTCGCCGCCTGGCTCCGAAACGGGCGCCCGGCCCTGGCCGCGAACGCCGCCGGCAACACGAGGGCCGCCGCCGGCAAGCCCCGGGCCATCACGAGGGCCGGCACGAAAACGAGAAGTGACCCCCTGTTCCTAGGGCTCAAGGGTGGCCGCCTCCAACCCACCGTGGTCCGCCGGATCGTCGCCAACGCCGCCCGCGCCGCCAACCTCCCGCACACCAAACCGCACGACCTGCGTCACTCCGCCGCCACCCACCTCCTGGACGGCGGCGCCGACCTCCGCGCCGTCCAGGAGCTGCTCGGCCACAGCTCGCTGTCCAGCACGCAGATCTACACCCATGTCTCCACCGAGCGCCTGCGCGCCGCCTTCAACCAGGCGCATCCACGAGCCTGA
- a CDS encoding aminotransferase class V-fold PLP-dependent enzyme: protein MSAEDPPLPIPGARLLFSLDPAVSYLNHGSFGALPISVQRAQQRLRDEMELNPMRFFGTGLADRVVHTRRHLAGFLGADPEGSALISNTTAAVSLVLQSATLSRSDEVLLTDHAYGAVAMAVRRECRRTGATARTVAVPLGASGPEIISRVRSALRPDRTRLLIVDQLTSATATLLPVQQIVAAARAQGIPVLVDAAHVPGMLPVDVTAIGADFWVGNLHKWAWAPRGTSLLAVAPAWRRRIDPLVVSWDHDQGFPLSVESQGTLDYTPWLAAPAGVYAMRTLGLDAIREHNAALAAYGQRVVGRALGLTPADLPDPGGPGVSMRVVPLPAGVATTTPEAHALRQHIADKLGVEVAVNAWGGRGLLRLSAQIYNVPEEYHLLAERLPNLLTSGQW, encoded by the coding sequence ATGAGCGCCGAAGATCCGCCCCTTCCCATCCCCGGCGCCCGCCTGCTGTTCTCGCTGGATCCGGCGGTGTCCTATCTCAACCACGGGTCGTTCGGCGCGCTCCCGATCAGCGTGCAGCGCGCCCAGCAGCGGCTGCGCGACGAGATGGAGCTGAACCCGATGCGGTTCTTCGGCACCGGGCTGGCCGATCGGGTCGTCCACACCCGACGGCATCTGGCCGGCTTCCTGGGCGCCGACCCGGAGGGCAGCGCGCTCATCTCGAACACCACCGCCGCGGTCAGCCTGGTGCTGCAGTCGGCGACCCTGAGCCGGTCGGACGAGGTGTTGCTCACCGACCACGCCTATGGCGCGGTCGCGATGGCGGTGCGGCGGGAGTGCCGGCGCACCGGCGCGACCGCCCGGACGGTGGCGGTCCCGCTCGGCGCCTCCGGACCGGAGATCATTTCCCGGGTACGCTCCGCCCTCCGCCCCGACCGCACCCGCCTGCTCATCGTCGACCAGCTGACCTCGGCCACCGCCACCCTGCTGCCGGTCCAGCAGATCGTGGCGGCGGCCCGCGCCCAGGGCATCCCGGTGCTCGTCGACGCGGCGCACGTGCCGGGCATGCTGCCGGTCGACGTCACCGCGATCGGCGCCGACTTCTGGGTGGGCAACCTGCACAAGTGGGCCTGGGCGCCACGCGGCACCTCCCTGCTGGCGGTGGCGCCCGCGTGGCGCCGGCGGATCGACCCGCTGGTCGTCTCCTGGGACCACGATCAGGGCTTCCCGCTGTCGGTGGAGTCGCAGGGCACTCTCGACTACACGCCGTGGCTGGCGGCTCCGGCGGGCGTCTACGCCATGCGCACGCTCGGACTGGACGCGATCCGGGAGCACAACGCGGCGCTGGCGGCGTACGGTCAGCGGGTTGTCGGTCGCGCCCTCGGCCTGACGCCGGCGGACCTGCCGGACCCGGGCGGACCCGGGGTCTCGATGCGGGTCGTGCCGCTGCCCGCCGGGGTGGCCACCACCACTCCGGAGGCACACGCGCTGCGCCAGCACATCGCCGACAAGCTGGGCGTGGAGGTCGCGGTGAACGCCTGGGGCGGCCGCGGCCTGCTGCGGCTGAGCGCGCAGATCTACAACGTGCCGGAGGAGTATCACCTGCTCGCCGAGCGACTGCCGAATCTGCTCACCAGCGGGCAGTGGTAA
- a CDS encoding DUF2469 domain-containing protein has protein sequence MSAEDLEKYETEMELQLYREYRDIVRQFSYVVETERRFYLANQVDLHVRNSDGEVYFEVEMHDAWVWDMYRPARFVKNVRVMTFKDVNVEELEKPDISLPDDAGFGS, from the coding sequence ATGAGCGCAGAGGATCTCGAGAAGTACGAGACCGAGATGGAGCTGCAGCTCTACCGGGAGTACCGCGACATCGTCCGCCAGTTCTCCTACGTGGTGGAGACCGAGCGCCGGTTCTACCTGGCCAACCAGGTGGACCTGCACGTGCGCAACTCCGACGGCGAGGTGTACTTCGAGGTCGAGATGCACGACGCCTGGGTCTGGGACATGTACCGTCCGGCCCGGTTCGTCAAGAACGTCCGGGTGATGACGTTCAAGGACGTGAACGTCGAGGAGCTGGAGAAACCGGACATCTCGCTGCCTGACGACGCCGGCTTCGGCAGCTGA
- a CDS encoding ribonuclease HII, with the protein MLAPPRTVVRREAGLYALEQALQRRGFAHVAGADEAGRGACAGPLVAAAAILPAGKRGEVPGLADSKLLTAAARERVYDQVVARALAWSVMIIPPTEVDARGLHVCNLAAMRRALASLTVRPDYVLTDGFPVDGLGVPGLAVWKGDRVAACVAAASVLAKVTRDRLMVELDEKFPDYGFAVHKGYITDEHSAALSKHGPCAEHRFSYVNVAAASGRGNVPPRARRPVTRPADPVPSLFDVSVTEPLLLPGAAEGTVGVASGEQPQPSPSVGEDEAMEGETR; encoded by the coding sequence ATGTTGGCCCCACCGCGCACCGTGGTCCGGCGGGAAGCCGGCCTCTACGCCCTGGAGCAGGCACTGCAGCGGCGCGGCTTCGCGCACGTCGCCGGCGCCGACGAGGCCGGCCGGGGCGCCTGCGCCGGCCCGCTGGTGGCGGCCGCGGCGATCCTGCCGGCCGGCAAGCGCGGCGAGGTGCCCGGCCTGGCCGACTCCAAGCTGCTCACCGCCGCGGCCCGGGAGCGGGTGTACGACCAGGTGGTCGCCCGTGCCCTGGCCTGGTCCGTGATGATCATCCCGCCCACCGAGGTGGACGCGCGCGGCCTGCACGTGTGCAACCTGGCGGCGATGCGCCGCGCGCTCGCCTCGCTCACCGTCCGCCCGGACTACGTGCTGACCGACGGTTTCCCGGTGGACGGGCTCGGTGTGCCCGGGCTCGCGGTGTGGAAGGGCGACCGGGTGGCGGCCTGCGTCGCGGCCGCCAGCGTCCTGGCCAAGGTCACCCGGGACCGGCTGATGGTGGAGTTGGACGAGAAGTTTCCGGATTACGGTTTCGCGGTACATAAAGGTTATATAACGGACGAGCACAGCGCTGCGCTGTCGAAGCACGGTCCCTGCGCCGAGCACCGGTTCTCCTACGTGAACGTGGCCGCAGCCTCCGGGCGCGGCAACGTGCCGCCGCGGGCGCGCCGCCCGGTGACCCGGCCGGCGGACCCGGTGCCGTCATTGTTCGACGTATCCGTTACCGAGCCGCTGCTGCTTCCGGGGGCGGCTGAGGGTACCGTCGGCGTGGCGTCGGGCGAGCAGCCTCAGCCGTCGCCGTCGGTGGGGGAAGATGAGGCCATGGAGGGCGAAACACGATGA
- a CDS encoding NUDIX hydrolase, translating into MSDANQHVITRRAGRVLLVDQAGRALLLRGGDPARPGLHWWFTPGGGLEPGESPVEAAARELFEEIGLRVEPAELAGPIRHERTEFSFDSRDYRQAQDFFLLRVAGWQVDMAGMDAQERLTITEHRWWSAAEIEASDELIYPADLAVLLGEQVDGVPETGL; encoded by the coding sequence GTGTCCGACGCGAACCAGCACGTGATAACCCGCCGCGCCGGCCGGGTTCTCCTGGTCGACCAGGCGGGCCGCGCGCTGCTCCTGCGCGGCGGTGACCCGGCCCGGCCCGGGCTCCACTGGTGGTTCACCCCGGGCGGCGGGCTGGAGCCGGGGGAGAGCCCGGTCGAGGCGGCCGCGCGGGAGCTGTTCGAGGAGATCGGCCTGCGGGTCGAGCCGGCCGAGCTGGCCGGGCCGATCCGGCACGAGCGGACCGAGTTCTCCTTCGACAGCCGGGACTACCGGCAGGCCCAGGACTTCTTCCTGCTCCGGGTCGCCGGCTGGCAGGTCGACATGGCCGGGATGGACGCGCAGGAGCGGCTCACCATCACCGAGCACCGCTGGTGGTCGGCGGCCGAGATCGAGGCGAGCGACGAGCTGATCTACCCGGCTGACCTGGCGGTCCTGCTGGGTGAGCAGGTCGACGGCGTACCGGAAACGGGTCTGTGA
- the lepB gene encoding signal peptidase I codes for MIDEQTEKRRGSFWRELPILLGVAILVAVLVRAFVLQTFYIPSPSMEHTLNVWDRVLVNKLVYDFRDPKRGEIIVFKAPKEWQSGAEGEDFIKRVIGTAGDHVVCCDPQNRLIINGHSLDEPYIYTDADGTRNQVADEKFDITVPAGRIWVMGDHREASGDSLEHYEQSTAADEAGKMADSTITVDSVVGRAFTIFWPAGRATWLTVPDTYDDIPDAAGR; via the coding sequence GTGATTGACGAGCAGACCGAAAAACGCCGCGGTTCCTTCTGGCGTGAGCTTCCCATCCTGCTGGGCGTGGCGATTCTGGTCGCCGTCCTGGTGCGCGCCTTCGTGCTGCAGACGTTCTACATCCCGTCCCCGTCGATGGAGCACACGCTCAACGTGTGGGACCGGGTGCTGGTCAACAAGCTCGTCTATGACTTCCGTGACCCGAAACGCGGCGAGATCATCGTCTTCAAGGCGCCCAAGGAATGGCAGTCCGGTGCCGAGGGCGAGGACTTCATCAAGCGGGTGATCGGCACCGCTGGTGACCACGTGGTCTGCTGCGACCCGCAGAACCGGCTGATCATCAACGGACACTCGCTGGACGAGCCGTACATCTACACCGACGCCGACGGCACCCGGAACCAGGTGGCCGACGAGAAGTTCGACATCACCGTTCCGGCCGGGCGGATCTGGGTGATGGGTGACCACCGCGAGGCGTCCGGCGACTCGCTGGAGCACTACGAGCAGAGCACCGCCGCCGACGAGGCCGGCAAGATGGCCGACTCGACGATCACCGTCGACTCGGTGGTCGGGCGGGCGTTCACCATCTTCTGGCCGGCCGGTCGCGCGACCTGGCTGACCGTTCCGGACACGTACGACGACATCCCGGACGCCGCCGGCCGGTGA
- the lepB gene encoding signal peptidase I, with translation MRSVDPMEGYRPARRRSVIRRKEMPLWQELPLLLVVAFCLAVLIRTFLVQAFYIPSGSMQKTLELKDRVLVNKVVYDMRDPLRGEIVVFRGTDNWAPETTEPVSNTFGAKLGRTIGDLVGVSRPGERDFIKRVIGLPGDKVACCDDQGRITVNGVGIDEAYIADGFNSDLSQPPIAGQCTSRKFAEITVPAGQMFVMGDHRLVSQDARCQGPVPIQNVIGRAFVTVWPSDRFKSLDVPPVWKQFAEDHPTAAAGPPVPQPRQDPEVAGNLFPLLLSAALSARSGMSFVTRRRRLRA, from the coding sequence ATGCGAAGCGTGGATCCGATGGAAGGCTATCGTCCGGCCCGGCGGCGGTCGGTGATACGGCGTAAGGAAATGCCCCTCTGGCAGGAGCTCCCGCTGCTGCTGGTGGTCGCGTTCTGCCTGGCCGTGCTCATCCGCACCTTCCTGGTCCAGGCGTTCTACATCCCCTCCGGGTCGATGCAGAAGACGCTGGAACTCAAGGACCGCGTGCTGGTCAACAAGGTCGTCTACGACATGCGCGACCCGCTGCGCGGCGAGATCGTGGTGTTCCGCGGTACCGACAACTGGGCGCCGGAGACCACCGAACCGGTCAGCAACACCTTCGGCGCGAAACTCGGTCGGACCATCGGTGACCTGGTCGGGGTCAGCCGACCCGGGGAGCGCGACTTCATCAAACGGGTGATCGGCCTTCCGGGTGACAAGGTCGCCTGCTGTGACGACCAGGGCCGGATCACGGTGAACGGCGTCGGTATCGATGAGGCCTACATCGCTGACGGCTTCAACTCCGACCTGAGCCAGCCGCCGATCGCCGGCCAGTGCACCAGCCGGAAATTCGCCGAGATCACCGTGCCGGCCGGGCAGATGTTCGTGATGGGCGACCACCGCCTGGTGTCTCAGGACGCGCGCTGCCAGGGTCCGGTGCCGATCCAGAACGTGATCGGGCGCGCGTTCGTCACCGTCTGGCCGAGCGACAGATTCAAGAGCCTCGACGTCCCGCCGGTCTGGAAACAGTTCGCCGAGGATCATCCGACGGCGGCCGCCGGCCCCCCGGTGCCCCAGCCGCGACAGGATCCCGAGGTGGCCGGCAACCTTTTCCCGCTGCTGCTGAGTGCGGCGTTATCCGCGCGTTCCGGCATGTCGTTCGTGACTCGACGACGTAGGCTCCGAGCGTGA